In bacterium, the genomic window CAGCGTCGGCGAGATCACCAACGCGGGGCACAGCTGCATCAAGGTGCTCAACAAGACCGCCCTGCTCGGAGCCGTGCAGGGGGTCTGACCCGGCCGTCGCCTTACCGGTACGCAGCCTTGATCCCGCCGAAACTCGCCCGCTCCGCCCCCACTTCGCTCTGGATCGACAGGTCGAGCGTGTAGGCGCCGCAGCCCGCCGTGGTGTGGCTGTCGACGACGAGGTAGAAGGTGCGATCGTCGAACCAGCTGGCGTGCCGAATCGACTCGGTGCCGCCGGGTCCGAACTCGTCGGCGGATTCCAGGCAGGTGAACATCGTGCCCTCGACGCGGCACTCGGCGCTCACCATCAGCACGGCGTCGCCCGCGTGCGTGACCTCGGCCCTGAAGGACGACCCCATGGGCACGGGGATCGCGTAGTAGTCCTCGCAGCCGTTGTGCGTCGCGGACGGCTGGCACGTGTGGTCGAGGACCAGGTTCTCGCCGTCGCAGGTGTCGCCGGTGTAGGCGGCGTGGCCTTCCGAGTCGACCACGACGGCGACGGCGGCGCCGCAGAAGTCGTAGACCGGCGGCGGCGTCGCCGCGGCGGCGCCCGTCGCCGAGAGCGCGAGTGCGGCGAGCAGGATGGCCCGGCGATTCATGGCAACCTCCACGTGGTGAGGGACGGTTCCGGGGGATTCAGTAGGGCCCGTGCCCTGCCGTGTCCCGGTCCTCGTAGTCGCAGCACCCGTGCTCGACGTGCCCGCGGTAGCGCTCGTCGCCGGTGGCGAGGAAGTGCTGCTCCAGGGCGCGGCACAGCTGCGGCGGCTGCAGCCACCGGCCGTCCTCCCCGAGGCAGCGTCCCGCTTCCAGGGGCGTCGGTTCGCGCCGGTAGACGGCGAACAACCTCGCCTGGGCCGGCGCGATCCCCTCCTCGGCCAGCAGCGCCACCAGGCCGCAGAGCGTGTCCGCGAAGTAGGAACCCGTCAGCGGCGCGGATCCCGCGCCGCGCAGGCGGTCGACCTGCGCCTCGTAGGTGTAGGGGATCGACCGATCGCGCTTGGACGGCGGCAGGCCGGGTCGGTGCAGCAAGCTCATGGGGCCTCTCCGGGTGCGGGGTACGCGAGTCACGCGACCATCATCCCCCCCCACCGGCCGGCCTGTCAATCGGGGCCGCTCCCCGGCGGAGCGGCCCGCACGAGCCGTGTTATTCTTTTACTTGCTTTCCCGGAGGGAATGAGTATTCTACACCCATCGGTATAGTATTGGATCTGTACGGTGGACCCGGCGTCGTGCGCCGGGACGGGGGGGACATGGCGCTGCTGGTGGCGATCCTGCTGGGCGGGCTGGTCGGACTCGGCGGTTCTACTTTCCTTTACGGGGAAGGCTTCGCGTACCTCTCGAACGACCCGCAGGCCTGCAAGAACTGCCACATCATGAACGACCAGTACGACGGCTGGCTCAAGTCCAGCCACCATGCCGTCGCCACCTGCAACGACTGCCACACCCCGCACGCCCTGCTGCCCAAGTACCTCACGAAGGCCGAGAACGGTTTCTGGCACTCCAAGGGGTTCACGCTGCAGGACTTCCCCGAGCCCATCCGCATCCGGCCGCACAACCGGCGGACCCTGAACCGCAACTGCATGGAATGCCACCACGAGCTGGTGCACGAGGTCGTCGCCGTGCACGGCCGCGACGAGAGCCAGTTCGACTGCATCCGCTGCCACATCACTTCCGGGCACGGCCCGGCCCGCTGAAAGGGAGGTCTCGATGAAGATCCGCCTGGTCCTGGTCGCGGTCGCCTCGGCGCTGGCCGTCGTCGCGCTGTTCGCGCTGCGGGACAACATCGCCGAGCGCAAGACCGAGGCGAAGACGACCGTCTTCGAGGTCGTCGACGTCGACGAGCAGACCACCGACCCGGCCGTGTGGGGCCGGAACTTCCCGCGCCAGTACGACAGCTACCGGCGCACCGTGGACATGGAGCGCACGCGCTTCGGCGGCAGCGAGGCCGACCCCTTCGCCGTGGGCGCGGACAGCATCCACAAGACGACCAGCCGGATCGAGCAGGACCCGCGCCTCAAGACGATGTGGAACGGCTACGCCTTCGCCATCGACTTCCGCGAGGAGCGCGGCCACGCCTACATGCTGCACGACCAGCAGGAGACCGAGCGCGTGCTGCAGCGGCCCCAGGTCGGCGCCTGCCTGCACTGCCACGCCTCGATCACGGTCGCCTACCGCGAGGCGGGCCTGGCCGCAGGCGCCCCCGGTTCGCTGTCCGACCCGCTGCTGAGCGACAA contains:
- the nrfH gene encoding cytochrome c nitrite reductase small subunit yields the protein MALLVAILLGGLVGLGGSTFLYGEGFAYLSNDPQACKNCHIMNDQYDGWLKSSHHAVATCNDCHTPHALLPKYLTKAENGFWHSKGFTLQDFPEPIRIRPHNRRTLNRNCMECHHELVHEVVAVHGRDESQFDCIRCHITSGHGPAR